ttgttatttaattttaaattatttggaaattttatgaaactgttatttattttattattttgtaaatactCATGTgctgtatttatattacttAATGTAACAATTTCTACACTATTAcacattctttttttaaatggtaTATTctctttataataataaacattttcatttttatatattggaTATGCtccattaattttaattggACTACTTGTTCTTGCATATAAGGTAGGCaatttactttttattcCATATGTCCCATTTGTTTGATCATTTATGTTATTCAATAAATgagcattttttaaatacttATTTAATACTACATTATTTCTGTCTtcattcattatataattattattcatttttgtatatgttGTCTTACCTAAATTATATCGAGCATGTTCTGAATTTACCTTTCTTATATTCATGTAAGATCGATCCACCTTATTCTCATTATTaccaaaattttttatatttaacttAGTATccaaataaaacatttttattctgATCTAGGTCGTTGAaagtttgaaaaaaaaacgagaGCACGAATAATTATCGCAGTGTTGTAacgcaaaaaatatagaccATAAACTATATATCGTCTATTTTTTGTTGAGTATTTTTTCccctttttttgttatcatTCATTTGATGAGCTAACAAAAATGGATTACTAATTTGTCATTTTAAACAGTaccatatataatacacacatatgctaccattttaatacaattataaaaaattaagtgttttctacataaaaaaataaataaaaataaataaaaaatatattaataaccaaaatagaaataattaagccatatatatttttaacatatCCATAGAATTAATCAGTTGTTGgataatttgtatataatatgttttcCATCACCCATAATTGTCACCacatgtatttttataaggataaatatttctacattaaaatataaaatccaataaacaaatataaataaaataatactagAACAAAATAGACAaactaaatatatacaacattaatattttcacaaaatgtataatttttaatgttgCAGTGAACCAACCATTAAACACCATGTTGTGCACTGAATtgcattttatattgtataacaaaatggatattctatattataaaaataataacaatataatatagttataggtaaatttataaaattttaatcatatttttgttttttaatatagaCAAATAATACTAATCATATAACTcgtatttttcattattacatattaaaGAAGAAATATGTAAGGATGACatacaaaaattttatagaaagcataataaataatggcatgccattatttattatggaTTTTTGTAGAACATCGAATTGTGTTATCATAATACACCTGCACCCAACTTCATCAGCAGgggtatttttttttacaagtcaaaacattattttttttcaataccattaaataatgtctaatttttatactattctagaattaattttatattatacttttacaaaattattcaGTTATATCTTAAAttctcaaaaaatatataatatatgtaataaaaatgaaaaaatatatattttttacaatataatttaataataatttatatttaaaaaaattataaattcgataaaatataattgtaaaaaaataaaatggaagaagcatatttataaaaattatttctacATAAAccttaatttaaaaatacccatttgtctttttttttatataaaattggcATGTACTtccgaaaaaaatatatattatatatgcattaaaattaagaatCAGTTATAATAACTTCGACTTCAACTACTGGATCTATATTGATGGATGTCATTTGTGTAACAACCTCACATTGTGAATATAAATCAATAAGTCTTTTGTAAATTCTTAGTTCAAATCTATCCCATGTGTTGGTACCTTCTCCACAAGGTGATTTTCTTGTTGTTATTCTTAAGGTTTTGACTGGCAACCTTACAGGTCCAGATACATTTAAGTTTTTTTCCTTTGCTCCTTTCATAATGTCGCTGCAGACTGTTTAgggataaaaaaataaatacatgtATTTATATCCACATATGCTCAAAGTATATGATGTGTAATGTATAAAGCACTGCACTTTTCCACCTTCAATATAATTGAATGCAAATATTcagcatacatatatatgcatttatcaataaataaacatttcACAATGACcgtattatatgtatacatttAATGGTTCTTTATCataatagaaatatatacttcTCATATTTactatacatatatacatggaTATATCAATATAGTACTACAATAAGTTTCCacttatttaataaatatgtacttgtaataattcaaaaaaattatagaagGTGGTACAacaaatatacataaataagcatatatatatgacatatatatataaaggtATGTGCGTAAATACCCATTTTCAAAAGCtttctttaaataaaaaacgtataaataaaacatattcactaaatataaaaaaattttaattaccTTTTTCTATAGCTCTCAAATTCTTGGAAGTTAAAGCAATACGAATACGACGAAGTCTATACTTCTCATTGTCAATGGCTCCTTTCATTAATTTACTCATTTTGgataaacaatatatttgaaaattattaaaaataaaattttaaataaaaaaagttaaataatgaatttatttcgttttatagaataattttgatattcttttatttaataagtattattattgctacttatttctttcttacgacatttttaaatataaaaaaagatttttttcctttattaagagattttttatttttattatattattgtatCGATTAATTtcttgtaaaaatatataatatccataaaaatatatactatatataaaatatattatatataagttttatataaattaagaaataatattatgcgCATATaccaatatatatgcacaatacatttgtataataataaaatggatTAAAAAAGGGATACATATTCAGTATACCGTAATATagcaatattttaaataatttatatataatgcatacctttttacaatataattattattcaactatctattattttaagCCAATatccaaataaataaaattatgttcCATATTGAACGCCTAACCATGTATGTACATTTTTGCCTTATAATTATTGCtctcattatttttttttaaaacctTAATGTTGCTTGCTCATAATAAACTTTTGTATAAATGCATTTTATTCTATTTCccaaaatacaattttttaacgattttatgttattttaattatttatttgtttaattataaatcgtaatatttaatgttcctttttatttatatataatagccTTTTTTTGcagtatttttattatgagcAAAACATCTTTTAAATGTACACCTATATCACCCATagttttcatataaaagcTATTCttcatatgtataatatcaaattagtattttttgtatataaaatattagcaAATCATATTAAGTGAAAAGttgcattttattataaaaaaaacttaataaatatttatttacaaaattttttattattcatttttttaataaatatttataagtcccatttttctttaattggcattaattaatttatactCGTAGAACTTCAAAATAGCCTTAATTCATGATGCATTTCAAAATGTTacttataatttgtttacaACTCTATTAAGGggaaatttatttattattagatAACTAACATAAGTAATAGAGTGTGAAtgggaaataaaatatagaacCTTTCAATTTCtcatgaatatttaaactcactttattttatttatatataataacgTTATTCTTAAACCTTTATCGATATACAAGTTAAAGAcggaaaattaaataaaacgtatttaatttttttaagtaaataattataatagaatataaatattgatattataatataacaaaGTATGAGtcttttcgttttttaCCGCTCTCTTTTTGTACCCATTCATTtgcttataaaatttataaatttccAAAAATTCgaaacttatttttttttaacatatgTATTTCATTAGTTGCCATTCACCgaaaaacaatattatttattctcaaaaagtatatatgctataattttatataagtatCATGATTTACATACACCCCATTGTAATACATACTGATATATGTACATGCTTAAGTTCAAATAAACActcttaaatatatatactctTTTCCATAAGATATacatgaaaatgataaaaaatccatatttaataaaatccCATTTTGACCTTctacaattaaaaaataatgatattatacaaaaatatgagTTTACACCGATAacttaaatataaagactGCGATAAAAAGCGAAGGAATTATTGGTTGTTACTATTATGTGTGTATAGCTACAAAATATGTAGCAATATTAGTAATAgtaggaaaaaaattatttttttttttattgcttGTGCAggcattaaaaaaatgtgaaaatataatatacataatatttttttaatatatttttaattcatatttGCAATTAAGATAATT
This Plasmodium chabaudi chabaudi strain AS genome assembly, chromosome: 12 DNA region includes the following protein-coding sequences:
- a CDS encoding 40S ribosomal protein S20e, putative (pfam_scan;Pfam:PF00338.18; E()=1.5E-25;score=89.1;query 20-113;description=Ribosomal_S10;~iprscan;InterPro:IPR036838 : Ribosomal protein S10 domain superfamily;Superfamily:SSF54999; score=1.29E-27;query 19-115;description=Ribosomal protein S10 domain superfamily;~iprscan;InterPro:IPR001848 : Ribosomal protein S10;PRINTS:PR00971; score=5.8E-12;query 18-31;description=Ribosomal protein S10;~iprscan;InterPro:IPR001848 : Ribosomal protein S10;PRINTS:PR00971; score=5.8E-12;query 53-68;description=Ribosomal protein S10;~iprscan;InterPro:IPR001848 : Ribosomal protein S10;PRINTS:PR00971; score=5.8E-12;query 75-89;description=Ribosomal protein S10;~iprscan;InterPro:IPR027486 : Ribosomal protein S10 domain;Pfam:PF00338; score=1.9E-25;query 20-113;description=Ribosomal protein S10 domain;~iprscan;InterPro:IPR027486 : Ribosomal protein S10 domain;SMART:SM01403; score=4.6E-32;query 20-114;description=Ribosomal protein S10 domain;~iprscan;InterPro:IPR005729 : Ribosomal protein S10, eukaryotic/archaeal;TIGR_TIGRFAMS:TIGR01046; score=2.5E-38; query 18-114;description=Ribosomal protein S10, eukaryotic/archaeal) yields the protein MSKLMKGAIDNEKYRLRRIRIALTSKNLRAIEKVCSDIMKGAKEKNLNVSGPVRLPVKTLRITTRKSPCGEGTNTWDRFELRIYKRLIDLYSQCEVVTQMTSINIDPVVEVEVIITDS